In Lolium rigidum isolate FL_2022 chromosome 7, APGP_CSIRO_Lrig_0.1, whole genome shotgun sequence, the DNA window CAACCCTGAGCCGAGCTCTGTCACTTTGGATGAAAATAGAACTGGTGATATTCCACAACTATCGGCAAATGAAAATGATTTATTAACCATGAATCACTCAATAGATGAAATTCATAAAGCTGTCTttcaaatggagcataataaatcGCCTGGACTTGATGGATTTCCGGCTGAATTTTATCAGCATTTTTGGGAAGTCATTAAAAAAGATCTGATGGCACTCTTTGAGTGTTTTCAGAGAGGAGATTTAGATTTGTATAAACTCAACTTTGGAGTTATCACTTTGCTCCCGAAAAAGGAAAACGCCACCCAAATTCAACAGTATAGACCGATTTGCCTACTGAATGTTAGTTTCAAAATCTTCACTAAAGTAGCTACAAATCGAATATCGGAAGTAGCCCAGAAAGTGATCAAACCGACACAGACAGCTTTTATACCAGGAAGACATATCCTAGAAGGTGTGGTGGTCCTTCATGAAACGATACATGAATTGCATAGGAAAAAGCTTGATGGGGttctttttaaaattgattttgagaaagcatatgataaggtaaaatggccttttttgcaacaagttcttcgtatgaaaggttttgatccaaTTTGGTGTGAGAGGATTCGACACTTTGTACAAGGGGGGAGTGTAGGTATTCGAGTTAATGATGATATCGGACATTATTTTCAAACTAGGAAAGGTTTGCGCCAAGGTGACCCTTTGTCCCCGATTTTATTTAACATTATTGCCGATATGTTGGCCATCCTTATTTCTCGGGCTAAGGAAGATGGGAAAGTTGGAAGTTTGTTACCGCACCTGATTGATGGGGGGATATCTATAttacaatatgcggatgatacaatcctttttatggaacatgacatgGCAAAAGCTATTAATATGAAGCTTATTCTTTCTATCTTTGAGCAGCTGTCTGGCcttaaaataaattttcataagagtgaaattTTCTGCTTTGGTAAGGCTAAGGATATGGAgcatcaatatagaaatatttttgggtgTGAAGCTGGATCCTTACCTTTCAGATATTTGGGTATCCCTATACATCATAGGGCACTTCGAAATGCGAGTGGAACCACTGTAGAGAACCGATTTGCATCTAAGCTAAGTTGTTGGCGTGGGAAAATGCTTTCATACGGCGATAGACtagttctcattaattcggtTCTAACAAGTTTACCTATGTTCATGTTATCCTTCCTGGAAATCCCAGTTGGGGTGAGAAAAAGATTAGATTACTATAGATCAAATTTCTTCTGGCAATCAGAtgagaataaaaagaaatatagactTTCTAGGTGGAATATATTGTGTAgacctaaagatcaaggtggGTTAGGAATCGAAGTACTTGAGTTAAAGAACAAATGTTTACTCAGTAAGTGGTTGTTTAAATTGCTCTCGGAAGAGGGTATGTGGCAGCAACTGTTGTATAATAAGTATCTCAAGAATAAAACTCTTTCACAGGTTGAAGCAAAGCCTAATGATTCACAGTTTTGGAAAGGACTTATGCATATAAAGACAGAATTCTTTAACCGGGGTTTTTTTAAGGTGGGTAATGGAATGACTgttaggttctgggaggatacatGGATGGGGAATGCCCCATTGTGTCAACAGTACCCAGCATTATATAATATTGTTCAACATAAAAATGTCCTTGTTTCAACTGTTTTGGCTCATACACCCTTGAATATCACTTTTAGAAGAGGTTTAAATAATAACAAATGGGTACAATGGTTGAATCTATGTCAACGGTTAATGGCAATCTCTTTAAATAATGAACAGGATGTGTTTTGTTGGAAACTCACTGATTCCGGTCTATTTTCTGTCAAGTCTATGTATCTAGATATGATGAATGGACATGCTATTTACCTTCGTAAATATTTGTGGAAATTAAAGATCCCcttgaaaattaaaatttttatgtggttccttagtaacaaAGTGCTCCTTACTAAGGATAACCTTGCTAAAAGAAAGTGGAAGggatgtcaaaaatgttgtttttgtgattcaaCTGAAACTCGTTAACCATTTATTTATCACTTGCCCATTTCCAAAGATTGTTTGGCGTATGGCTTATTTTACTTACAACATACCTCCACCAGCTaatgttactaatatgtttggtaaatggCTTAACGGGGTACGTAAGGACGATAAACACAAAATCCGTATGGGTGTATCTGCTTTATGTCTGGTCCATTTGGAGGACGaggaatgatattatctttaataaacaaattgggactaattttttgcaggttatccgacgCGCTGCGCATTGGATTCAACAATGGGTTTTGCTTCTCCCTATGGAACAGCGGGAGGATATGGTTTCACGggtgcaaccggatgctagtggttgctcggGACTTCTTTTTCCGGACTACTTGGATGGCGACACATTAATAGATTAGCAAATGGATAGGCTATCTACATGTTGCATATTTctgtggttgattcatgtatcgaccttaGTCTCACCATGAATGTAACCTGGATTTTTTTGTAAACTACTTTGGTACGTTTGGTTTAATAAAAtgagccgtgtgcatctattgatgcagaggctggggcgatgctcccatatctaaaaaaaaaaaactgatgacAACCCAACGACGTCCTGTGCAGATGGGGATGGAGAACGTATCAAAACGGACGGTGCTTCTGTTGCGCCCATCCTATTTGATTTAAGCAGGAGTTTATGTACATCACATTTTTCTTAATATAAACTATAAAAAATTAAGTAGGAGTTGATAATAGATGCGATTATATTCACAACATGATAGCATTTATATGTGACATCATAAAATTAATCAACCAATTTGTTCCGCAATCAGaacaaaaaatacaaattatcgtaGTTATAGTGTCATAATTTGTGAAGGCAGTAGAATTTTATTAGAGATATGTTTGAAATTTGTATACAAATTTGTGACATGATTGACACATATTTTTCTCCATGAGGAGAGAAGCATAGTCTATACGAGACAAAAACTCTCGTTGCTCCCGCTGACGGCCTAGGAGAAAACCTATCCGTGACCAGCACATCTCCTCCCACCCATCCTCCCCTCACCACCCCAGTGGCTGCAGTCGTGTGAAGCATGAGCAACAGCAGGGTTCTTCTGTTCCTGGTGAGGATAGATGGAGCACCCTCGATGAGGAGATCGCGACTTTGGTGTTCGTCTCCGGGTTCTCGTGCGGGGGCGGTGTGAGCCTAGTTCTCATGCCACACGAAAAGGATCCCTACTCACTACAACGTGCTTGTTGCAGCAGCGTGCAATCGTTGTATGAGCGGCCTGCATGACGGGAGTCGTCCTTATCCGAGGGTGGTGCTTTAGTTTGGGAATAGGGGCGATGTCCTTGGTTCTTCGTCGATGGCAACTGCCTAGGTTATTTGACTGATGCAATGGTCGGATATTCATATAATGCTAGTCTTCAACTCTATCTTGCCGATGGACCGCAAAGTATTTGTGGCTGGCTATGGTATGGGACGCCCACTCCACCTCCAGATTGGTCAGTAGGTGCTCTGCATGGGACAGTGTGtttatgcacccgggtgcatatgcaccctttatttgaaatgcattttgaACATATTTAAAAACGTTAAAAAAATACATgaatcctttatttgaaatgcattttgaatatatttaaaaatgttaaaaaatacaaaaaaatgtcTCGTATATATCTTAACATattacatgttcacaaagttgtttcagcaaaaagtcGACATGTTTTGTGCCCTGTGTAAAAATTCAAATGTTACACATAGCACAAAACACTGTTCTATGTGAAACTTTACATGCACACATCGAACATGTCTCACTATATAGAaattttttttcttaattttttttaacGTTTTGAAATATATTTTATCCCTTGATCAGTTTTAAGTTTCGCCTCTGCATGGCGTCTCTTGCAGAGTTGCAGGCTCAAGACGCTATGTTGCCAACTGGTGACActtacgacgtggaggcatcaagTCGATCATGCTTGTTGCCCGTAGATGTTGTTGCACACGATGACTTTTGCAGGGGTATTAGACTCGCATATAAATACACTCACGTTCCTGCACATCGAGTTCCAAGGTCTGCCTCCGCAAGTTTAATTTTGTGCATCTTTCTTCTTCGATCAGGTTACAGTCACGTTTTATCCTAGCATCGTTTCACCTTATCGGCCTGCACCATTAGGATGGaacctacgccgacggcaatttCAAATGGAGCAGTGCACACACATCGTGTACCGACGCCGACGGCACCTAGACCTACCGGagcgacgcggcggcggaggcaggtGCCGTAGTTGTTTTCTTCCCCGGCATCTCGCGGTCCCGTCCGCGTCGGCGCACATGGCGTCGGTACGGCGGTAACTGGTACTGCATAGCATGCACGGTGCACCCATCTCTAGGGCAGATCACCTAGGCCATGATCGTTCGTGACTAGTCACCAGATCAGATCTCGTAGGCAGCCTATATCACAAACGTACACGGCTCTTGGATCATCAACGGTTTGTACCTGATCGGAGCACCTACTGATGAGAAGCCAATGATGTATCCTACTACACAACAATCTTAGGTAGAGAAATCGGACCTTCCACTGCCGTCATTCGTCTTTACAAAATCACTTTGGTGTAAGATGAAATTGTGAATTCTCTTGGGCATACCAGGCAAGAAATTTTTAGAAATACCACCTCTTTCGGAAATTCGTCTAGATACAAAGTGGGGTAACTTATTCAGGTGCATGTACTGAATAACTACATTCGTCATACTAGCAACCTGCGTGATGATCATTTCGGCATTATAAGTGAGGATAATATGTTTACGAGGATGTAGATTATTCGGGTCGGGACAATTATCTACACATAAATGATATACATAATGTTATTGTTCCTTTAATTAGTCGACTTATGTATATTACTCCATCCATACCGGTTTACATGGGTATTACGTATTTTGAGATAAAATTTTAACTactaatttagtcaacaaaatataagatatatatcacaaaaaattactattggaaacttctttaaatatgcatccaatggtataattttcgtCGCatgtatctcatattttgttgaccaaatttatagtcaAACTTTTTTCTTGAAATGCGTAATACCCCTGTAAACCGGTATAGAGGTAGTATTTTCAGTCCTTTTGCTGGGGAGGAAACATTTTGACCTTTATTTTTTCTCATGTCCGTGGCAGAAACAATACAAAATAAATCAATGCCATTTAGAACATACAAATTTTTCAGCAGACAACTTCAGTCAAATAAGCTCAAACTCTAGAAATTGAACAGAGATGATTGTAGTTTAGCTCGTTTACTGATATATCTCTGAAAAGCCTAGTTTAACCAATTGTGCAGAAACTGTAGCCAAAAAGATTCCCACGGTATTCCATCCTAGTGGAGCTTGACTTCAGAGTTCTTTTGGCACATGCCCAGAACAACAAATCAGTTTACTGATTAAACAAACAGATGTCAACCCGTGCTGGCTTGGGTTCGGAGTTCAGAGATTGATGGACGTTGAAATTTGATAGGCCCATGGCGTTCTCTTCTTCGCCCTAAGTTATTCGGGTTCGGTATTTGATATGCCCAGGCTGAACAAACCAGGCTGTATTTTATAGCTGTTTTACTGATATGATAATTTCTCTGAACAACCAAGTTTAAACAGTTTCGGCAGAGATATGCCCAAATTAAAACCAAGCAATTTCACCTTTTAAACAAACAAATCTCAGCTCGTGCTGGCTTTGGCTTCCAAAATAGTTCAGAGGTAGCGATGAATCATGATAGGCTCATAGCCTTCTCTTCTTTGCGGCAAGTTAATCAGGTTCAGGAGCATCTCATTCTGATCCATGCCTTGCACGGTTCCCGTTCTGGACGTTCTGCCTTTCCTCTCACAAAGTTGATCCCAAGGTATCTTGTAGAGATCGCGGTCCACTTCCCTGACGACGACAAATTTGTCTCGGCTCGCAAAGGATTTCTTGTTTATCCATGGAATGGAATTTGTACAGCGCAGGGTCGTCGCCGACCACCAGATGGCACCTCGTTCGTGCTTACGCAGGCGCATTAACACGGGCAAAAACAACAAAGCAATTCGCGACTGAAACAAGAAATCTCGGCccgcgcgcgccggccgccggcaGCCGGCATGGGCACGGCGATGTTGGAATTTTAAGAACCCCGGCTGGCTCACCCTCGGCAGAGAGGTCATCGTCATCACactgcggctgctgctgctgccggggGCTTCACGGCCGGCTGGAGCCAGTCCTTCCAGAACGCCGAGGCCTCCGGGCCATGGCCCTTGACCACCTCCACCACGGACACGGCGTCCGCGATCTTGAACACGGTCACCTTGGCGACAATGCCGCCCTCGGCCTCGATGTACACCGGCCCGGCGGCGCGGTTCTTTCCTTCCCTTCTCACGGTGTGCCCGCCTTTCTTCCCGGCGTCCTCGACTCTggcgagcacggcggcggcgggctcgccAACGAAGACTCGCTCCGTGCCCGGGCCGGCGCCGAAGAGCCCGGACAGGTCGGAGCCGGGGGAGAAGGAGAGGATGTCGAACGCGGACATCTCGCGCCCAACGTCCTCCTTGAACTCCGTCTTGAACCACGCCTCCTCGTCGTGCCCGCGCATGAGTGATGCGTCGTCGCCGGTGGCGCCGTGGCGGAACCAGGGGTGGTCCATGATGCCGTCGGTGCCAATGCGCGTGGCGGGGTTGGGGTCGAGGATGCAGCGCAGCAGGTGGCGCAGCTCGGGGGAGAACCAGTTTGGGCAGCGGAACCGGCCGGCGTAGATCTTGCGGTACATGTTGATGAGGCTGCCGTCGTTGAACGGCAGGTAGCCCGCGGCGAGCACGAAGAGCACCACCCCGCAGGACCAGATGTCCACCTTGGCCGGGTCGTACCCCTGCTTGGAGAGGATCTCGGGGGACACGTAGGCGGGCGTGCCGCACATGGTGTGGCGGAGGGGGTTGCTACCGCCGTCGGCGGCGAGGGCGCCGAGGCCAAAGTCGGCGACTTTGAGGTCGCCGGCGGCGTCGAGGAGGAGGTTCTCGGGCTTGATGTCGCGGTGGAAGACGCCGCGGGAGTGGCAGTAGCGCACGGCGGACACCAGCTGGCGGAAGTAGTGCCTGGCGAGGTCCTCCGTCATGCGGCCGGACGCGTCGACGAGCGAGAAGAGCTCGCCGCCGGCGGCCAGGTCGAGCACGAAGTGGACCCGGCTGCGCGTGCCGAGGATCTCGTGGAGGCGGACCACGTGGCGGTGGCGCAGGCGGCGGAGGATGGCCGCCTCCCGCTCGATGGGGGccgggccggcgccggcgccgccggcgcgcggGTTGGGGAAGGACTTGATGGCCACGTCCCGGCCGGTGTGGAGGTCCCTGGCGAGGTACACCTTGGCGGACGCGCCGCGGCCGAGGAGGCCGCCCAGCTCGTACCGGCCGAGGAGGACCTTCGGGGAGACGGCGGCGGTATTATCGTCTCCCGGCGCCGCGGCGGGTGGGACGGCGCAGGCGGCGGACGGCATCGTGGCGGCGGCGTGTGCTGAGTCGCCGCCGTCGTAGTGTGCGGTCGGGACTGTGGGGTAGTAATTTTCTCCGGCGGGATCGGACGCCAGAAATCAGAGCTCTCGTGGTGGCGCCGGAGAGTTTGTGTTCCGCTCTCGGAGGTTTGAGTTGAAGACGATGTGGCACCTCGGCTGGGTCTCTATATATGCTTCGTGGAGAAGAGAGGTGGGTCCCACCCATGACGGGTGGGGCCCACCGTTAGCAGTCCAAGCAAACAGTCGCGGTTGGGGATGCGTGGGTGGCAGCAACCGTGAAGGTTCCGGCCTTCGTTGATACGACGCGTCCCTTATTATGGTTACCATTATTTTCTGGTTTTGTACTTAGAGGAATTAAGTTTTTTGGACGTAATATTCTCTGGCATTTGTGTAGCATAGGACGGCTGGAAGAGACGCGTTCGTTGTTCGTACGGTTGTTCAAAGTACCGTACCGATCTAGCTAGCTAGCGTCTGCTGTTGCTGTTACACTTAAGTCGTGCGGTGTCGCTGTTTAAATTGAAGGAGGGGAGTGGACGGTTAAACAGGTGGTTTAGATTCTAGTTAAAAGTTCAAAATTCTAACCTTTCGCCTCCAAGCTGACTAGGTTTTTAATTGACAGCTTGACGCAAACATCATGGATCGGAGAATTTGAAGGATTATGAGAGAAACAATGCAATCCTTTCGTAAGAGAAACTAGAGTCCAAAAACCCCCTACCTTCAAAAATAAATTTCTTTCTTTTATGtacatatggatgtatctaggcaCATCACACTGTGTCATTATATTTCAGATAATAAAGTTGAGTAGATTATCTTTGTATGGAGGTTGGACCGCGCGTAATAAATGTTTACGGTTCATGTGGCTATAAGTTGTCACGTTTATGAAACTAATTTTCTAATCAATCCTGCAAAATGTAAATAGTTACGAGTCAATCATACCAAAAAAGAAATAGAGTGCCCCAAAAGATCAAGTTATTAGACACGGACAATCTTCTTTAACAAAATTATATAACCAAGTATATATCCAACTTAATGCACAATCATTGTTTGATGATTTGCCAAACTAAATTACATATGATATATCACGAGATTTATTTAAGTGCATCTAAAGTTTTATTTGAAGGCATCCAACTAGCATTTTAAACATAGATTATGTGTGGATTTCATTGACTCGTACATTTAGTATTGTACAACTATTGGAAATGGCTTAATATGCGAGCAACTATAGATGTTAAAAATATAGGATGACATGTCAGCCATTATGTGACGATTTGTTAGACGACCTTAAATATCATTCGACATATTGATATATAggcatgtgacaaaacaaatgctCCTCAAACCATCTCGATTTGGTTTACATTCAAGTTAAAAGATCCAAAGTCTAACCTTCCACCTTCATGGTGGCGAACTTTTAATTGACAGCTCGAATGGAACATCATGGGTCAGAAAATTTGAAGCATTTTGAGAGAAACAATGCAATCCTTTCCTAAGAGAAACTCGAGCCCAATACTCCATCCGTTCAAAATTAAGTTACTTACTTTTATGtatatatagatgtatctagacgcatCTCGGTGTGCAGTTATATCCATATTTACATAAAGTTGAGTAGATTATCTGCGGATGGAGGTTGTACCGCATGTAATAAATGTTTATGGTTTATGTGGCTACAAGCTGGCACATTtatcaaacttaatttctattcaatctgaatgaaaataattacgagACAATCATACAAATAAAGTACAGTACCCCGAAAGATCAAGTTATTAGACACAAACAATATTCTTTAACACATGCAAATTAATGCACAATGACTGTTTGATGATTTGCAAACTAAATTGGATATGCTATATTACGAGATTTATTTAAGTGCAACTAAAGTTGTTTTTGAAGGATCCAACTAAATCCTTGGCCCATTAAACGGAGATAGTGTGGGGATTTTGTTGACTCGTATGTTTGGTATTGTATAGCTATTGGAAATGGCTTAATTTGCGAGCAATAACTAACAATGTCCAAAATACAGGATGTTATGGAAGCTAGTACGTCACAATCTTGTTAGACGATCCTAAATATCATTAGACATATATCGTCTCGCAACATGGGACACAAAATTCATCTCAAAGAAGCTCGCTATGTTTTGCGACGGCGCCGTCCCGAAAGGTATGGAAGACCCTACCTTTTGTTCCGCTAGCATGTTCTCTGTTTGCTGGCAGGTTGAAGCCCTCGAGTCCTACGGCAACAAAGAGATCTTCGGTCAATGCTTAGTGATGCGGCATCTTGTCCTTTCGGTGGTGGTGTCCTTCTTGGTGTTGTATCTTCTTCAGGGATGGAGCCAGTGGGGGCAGGCTGGGgccattgccccccccccccttgattTTTTTCCTGAAAAACCCCTTTAAAATTTGTAAATTTTCCcctaaatttagcaaattttagctATATGCTCCCCTCCAACTTATGTGATGTACATTTAGCACCCCTTGTTTAGtattcctggctccgtccctgatcTTCTTTGTTCGAGACCAGTGTTATGCAGCTTCAATATATAGCCATGTGGTTGAGCCGTAGGTGGCGGGGATCATGTGAGATTTGCCTTGGACATGCCTGTGCTCTTCATCCTTGACATCATGGTGAGCAATGTTCATCTGTGTTCTGGGTGAACCACTTTGCCACTCAACGGTCCTTTCGAGCCAGGTCAAGACGCAGTTTTGAAGGTAATcttagatggagggagtatattattTTTCCGTAGTTGTAAAACATTGTGAAAAGAAAATAACGCTTGACTCAAAGGGTTTGCCGCAGAAAAATGCTTTCGAGTTTCAGACTTGGTGGCACATCAAACTCAACTGCTCTCGCCATAGTAGTAAACATTATAAAACCATATATCTGTAAACTAGTACCTCCATGCGAAATAAGTGTTGCACGTATATATGAATGTATATATAGCTAAAATAGATCTAGATACACCGAAATGTTGACGATACTAGGACCTTGTTGTGAAACGGGGGCGCGCGGTAGAAAAGAAAACCGAAACCTTTAAAAGAGCATCCATCAGATATTGACGTTTAAAAGAGAAGAAGCGAATCTAGGTCCGGATATGCCGGTACGGGCAGCAAACGTAGGCCGCAGCCGAGCCGATGGACACACCGCGCAGATCCATCCAATATACATGGGTACGAGTGTATCTCCGCGTCGCAGCGGCATGTTAGGCATGTGGTACGCGCAGAGAGAAAACCTGTGTGGACGGGCGCGACGCGGCCGGGCATCGCGTCCTACGCGTACGTACGCCCACCAGAACCGCTCCTCCGCGCAACATTTTCTACTCGATCGGTATCTTTTCTGTTCCTTGCTTTAAGCAAAGGTGTCGTTGGATATAACACTGAAGTCGACTGCACATCCCACGGCAGCTACCAGCTGGCCAGGATATCGGTAGAGCAGAAGCAATGTTGCAGAGCTCGCACTGGGATCTGCGTACCGTGTATTGCAACAAGTGTGTGTCGCGTACTCGCGTACCCTATGCCTTGTTCAattttttggttttcttttttacTTATGGAACATTAAGATTATTGTTTTGTTTGGAAGTATACGAGGAAAAGGAATGACTAGGCATCATGGACAACACATTTGTTAGGAAGTTAAATCATCCCCAGCCGCAGCTCAAATACGATACATAGTAAAAAAAAGAAACCCGAAGGAGTGATAGTGTCGACATATGTCTCTTCTGGCGCCCCCAATACAACCCTCCAATATACTATATTTTTCCCCTCTAAACTGAACCATGCGTCTAAACAATTTTCTAAATTGGCACATACATAAATTAGTTCGACTCTCGAAATCCATGGCCCCCAACAGTTTTAAGTTATCTTTTGTCCGTGCAAATTTTCTCGCGCGAATTTGTTTCCACTCTGGAAATCCATTGCGGTGACATGTTTGTCCGCATGTTGCCCAAAACAGGAAAGACTTGTTCGGATGGCTGAACACGTGATCCGTGCGAATTATACTGCAAGTCTGCAACCTCTGGTCTGTCAAACCAGAAGGGCTTAATTATTTAACTGACTTTGTTTATGAGATTTGAATAGGCCAGTAATCAAGTTGTTATGTTGCTGGTGACAAGCTGTAGAGATACATGCGTGCGTAGGGTGCCGGCAATGTTTTAGTGGAGGCGACAGCACTCGTTCCTTCTATTTATCGAGGGGTTGCCCACACCAAGACCGTCCGTACGAAAATCATGAAAAAATTGAACAACTGAAAATTTCATTCCAGTTTACGATTATTCATAAAAGATTGAATCTATTTGACTAAAGTAAGTCGTGCGACGTTGCGCTGTTTAAATTGAAGGCCGGCAGCAGGTGGCTTATATTCAACTTATAAAGATCAAAAGTCTAACCTTCTACCTTCAAGGTGACCAAATTTTTAATTGACAGCTTGACGCCACTTGACGTATGCATGCTACAAAGATCGGTTGAAGCATTTTGAGAAACAATAATAATCCTTTCGTAAGAGAAATTGGAGTCCAGTACACCCTCTGTTTGAAAATTAAGTGATTTaattagatatggatgtatctaaacatattttagtatgtagatacatccgtatataAATAAAGTTGAGTAACCTGTTTTCAGATGGAGGATGTACATCGTGTCATGACTGAGATACTAAAATTGGCTTAATAATTTTGCCAGCCATTATCAAGGTTCGAAACATAGGTTGCTATGTGATATGGTATATGACGATCATAAATATCGTTTGACACATATTGACCGATATAGATTGGCATATTCACTGATATAAGCGGTATATTGACTAGTACAAATAGAAAGGTTTGTAGGTAACGATTTACTGTTTCTTCGTTTAATGGTGAAAAATGAACTCGGTATTTTAATCTATAAGATCACCATATATTGTTTCACACTGGGGCCACGTCGGACACCTCTATACATGCCCACTGGATTGGGGCCACATCATCCATGTTGGTCACACCGCCGTACCTGAAATGTCGCGATCCACCAACGACTAGCATGGTTGAGAAACCATCCGTC includes these proteins:
- the LOC124676374 gene encoding CBL-interacting protein kinase 29-like, whose product is MPSAACAVPPAAAPGDDNTAAVSPKVLLGRYELGGLLGRGASAKVYLARDLHTGRDVAIKSFPNPRAGGAGAGPAPIEREAAILRRLRHRHVVRLHEILGTRSRVHFVLDLAAGGELFSLVDASGRMTEDLARHYFRQLVSAVRYCHSRGVFHRDIKPENLLLDAAGDLKVADFGLGALAADGGSNPLRHTMCGTPAYVSPEILSKQGYDPAKVDIWSCGVVLFVLAAGYLPFNDGSLINMYRKIYAGRFRCPNWFSPELRHLLRCILDPNPATRIGTDGIMDHPWFRHGATGDDASLMRGHDEEAWFKTEFKEDVGREMSAFDILSFSPGSDLSGLFGAGPGTERVFVGEPAAAVLARVEDAGKKGGHTVRREGKNRAAGPVYIEAEGGIVAKVTVFKIADAVSVVEVVKGHGPEASAFWKDWLQPAVKPPAAAAAAV